A portion of the Deltaproteobacteria bacterium genome contains these proteins:
- a CDS encoding molybdopterin dinucleotide binding domain-containing protein: MASLSPKFAGISHARIAAEGGLQWPCPTPDHPGTPTLHEGGPIIGKATFQPVAYRPSAEVEDVEYPFLLSTGRTLYQYNAATQTRRDPGTALKDGVCFLEMHRHDAKVAGLEDGQRVRVSSRRGSVEARLSVSSRVRPGRVWMPFHYAEARANLLTNDAGDTVTGTAEYKVCAVKVDGLGDA; this comes from the coding sequence ATGGCCTCCCTCTCCCCGAAGTTCGCCGGCATCTCCCACGCCCGGATCGCGGCCGAGGGCGGGCTGCAGTGGCCCTGCCCCACGCCGGATCACCCCGGCACGCCCACCCTCCACGAGGGCGGACCGATCATCGGCAAGGCGACCTTCCAGCCGGTGGCCTACCGGCCCAGCGCCGAGGTGGAGGACGTGGAGTACCCCTTCCTCCTCTCCACCGGCCGCACCCTCTACCAGTACAACGCCGCCACCCAGACCCGCCGGGATCCGGGCACCGCCCTGAAGGACGGGGTCTGCTTCCTCGAGATGCATCGCCACGACGCGAAGGTGGCCGGCCTCGAGGACGGCCAGCGGGTGCGGGTCAGCTCCCGTCGCGGCAGCGTCGAGGCTCGCCTCTCGGTCTCGAGCCGGGTGCGCCCCGGCCGGGTCTGGATGCCCTTCCACTACGCCGAGGCCCGGGCGAACCTCCTGACCAACGACGCCGGGGACACCGTCACCGGGACGGCCGAGTACAAGGTCTGCGCCGTGAAGGTCGATGGGCTCGGCGACGCGTAG
- a CDS encoding ATP-binding protein, producing the protein MSEPGPEQHLLEEDAERFRTLYEHAPVMIDSFDAEGRCLLWNRECERMLGWTREELEALKDPLRVFYPDEVERNRVLASINRADGQYREYQVVAKDGSIRRQLWADFRLPTGEALSVGHDVTEQRQMEVQLRHTQKLDALGRLSGGISHDFNNLLTVVLVNTQLLERLVGDSPAALERTTEIQRAARRGGELVRKLMAFGRKEMLHFEPLDLPTLVRDLAGTLRRLIPERIEIELELAEDTPYVRADAGAIEQIIINLATNARDAIEGQGILRIETFRWSGPERDLAVMAVSDSGPGLSVTERDRIFEPFFTTKPPGEGSGMGLAMVYGLVQQHGAEIEVTETGARGTTLEVRFPEELSAPLIPPASSTTLPEERTATVLIVEDERALREAARAVLVAEGHRVHVAGNGEQALALLRENPEVDLILSDVVMPRMGGLELYERLGGAEGRYRFVLTTGYPGMILDEGLGATILRKPWSLDGLIECVRQALA; encoded by the coding sequence ATGAGTGAGCCTGGTCCAGAGCAGCATCTGCTGGAGGAGGACGCCGAGCGCTTCCGCACGCTCTACGAGCACGCTCCGGTGATGATCGACTCCTTCGACGCAGAGGGGCGCTGCCTCCTCTGGAACCGGGAGTGCGAGCGGATGCTCGGCTGGACGCGGGAGGAGCTGGAGGCGCTGAAGGATCCGCTGCGGGTCTTCTACCCGGACGAGGTGGAGAGGAACCGGGTGCTCGCCTCCATCAACCGGGCGGACGGGCAGTACCGGGAGTACCAGGTCGTCGCCAAGGACGGCTCGATCCGGCGGCAGCTCTGGGCGGACTTCCGCTTGCCCACCGGCGAGGCCCTCTCGGTGGGGCACGACGTCACCGAGCAGCGGCAGATGGAGGTCCAGCTCCGCCACACCCAGAAGCTCGACGCCCTCGGCCGCCTCTCCGGGGGCATCTCCCACGACTTCAACAACCTGCTCACCGTCGTCCTGGTCAACACCCAGCTCCTCGAGCGCCTCGTCGGTGACTCGCCCGCGGCGCTGGAGCGCACCACCGAGATCCAGCGGGCGGCGCGGCGGGGCGGGGAGCTGGTGCGCAAGCTCATGGCCTTCGGCCGCAAGGAGATGCTGCACTTCGAGCCCCTCGATCTCCCGACCCTGGTGAGGGATCTCGCGGGCACCCTGCGGCGCCTCATCCCCGAGCGCATCGAGATCGAGCTCGAGCTGGCCGAGGACACCCCCTACGTGCGCGCCGACGCGGGCGCCATCGAGCAGATCATCATCAACCTGGCCACCAACGCCCGGGACGCCATCGAGGGCCAGGGCATCCTGCGGATCGAGACCTTCCGCTGGTCGGGGCCCGAGCGGGACCTCGCGGTCATGGCCGTGAGCGACTCGGGGCCGGGCCTCTCCGTGACCGAGCGCGACCGGATCTTCGAGCCCTTCTTCACCACCAAGCCCCCGGGCGAGGGCTCGGGGATGGGGCTGGCGATGGTCTACGGTCTGGTGCAGCAACACGGCGCCGAGATCGAGGTCACGGAGACCGGCGCCCGGGGGACGACCCTCGAGGTGCGCTTCCCCGAGGAGCTCTCCGCCCCCCTGATCCCGCCGGCCTCCAGCACCACGCTGCCCGAGGAGCGGACCGCGACCGTGCTGATCGTCGAGGACGAGCGCGCCCTGCGGGAGGCCGCCCGGGCGGTGCTGGTGGCCGAGGGCCACCGGGTGCACGTGGCCGGCAACGGCGAGCAGGCCCTCGCCCTGCTGCGGGAGAACCCCGAGGTGGACCTGATCCTCTCGGACGTGGTCATGCCGCGGATGGGGGGCCTCGAGCTCTACGAGCGCCTGGGGGGCGCCGAGGGCCGCTACCGCTTCGTCCTGACCACCGGCTACCCCGGGATGATCCTCGACGAGGGGCTCGGCGCGACCATCCTGCGCAAGCCCTGGTCGCTCGACGGGCTGATCGAGTGCGTGCGGCAGGCGCTGGCGTGA
- a CDS encoding MotA/TolQ/ExbB proton channel family protein — protein MRSTTYLGFLLGIAVVYGVVLAKGGDVSIFMNPIALTVCVGGTIAATTLSSSRSTLIHAFSAMKKLLVKRTSKWQEVAAVIVEMARTAKTSGLAAIDPEKLPLASPFLKKGTQLVVDGVEPERIEELLRLESQILSEKRKSAERMFRLMGTYSPMFGLVGTLIGLIQMLKDLQDPRAIGQGMSVALMATFYGVLLAGLVFLPLAGKIHTLDEDERLVRDQILAGLLSVRVGENPEHIRETVETFGARRD, from the coding sequence ATGCGTTCCACCACCTACCTGGGCTTCCTCCTGGGTATCGCCGTCGTCTATGGCGTCGTCCTCGCCAAGGGCGGCGACGTCTCGATCTTCATGAACCCCATCGCCCTGACGGTCTGCGTGGGGGGCACGATCGCGGCCACGACCCTCTCCTCCTCCCGCTCGACGCTGATCCACGCCTTCTCGGCGATGAAGAAGCTCCTCGTGAAGCGGACCTCGAAGTGGCAGGAGGTCGCCGCCGTCATCGTCGAGATGGCCCGGACCGCCAAGACCTCGGGCCTGGCCGCCATCGATCCCGAGAAGCTGCCGCTCGCCAGCCCCTTCCTGAAGAAGGGCACCCAGCTGGTCGTCGACGGCGTGGAGCCCGAGCGGATCGAGGAGCTCCTGCGCCTCGAGTCCCAGATCCTCTCCGAGAAGCGCAAGTCCGCCGAGCGGATGTTCCGGCTGATGGGCACCTACTCGCCGATGTTCGGCCTGGTGGGCACCCTCATCGGCCTCATCCAGATGCTCAAGGACCTGCAGGATCCCCGAGCCATCGGCCAGGGCATGTCGGTGGCGCTGATGGCCACCTTCTACGGGGTGCTCCTGGCGGGCCTGGTCTTCCTCCCCCTGGCGGGGAAGATCCACACCCTCGACGAGGACGAGCGGCTGGTGCGGGACCAGATCCTGGCCGGGCTGCTCTCGGTGCGGGTCGGCGAGAACCCGGAGCACATCCGGGAGACCGTCGAGACCTTCGGAGCCCGACGCGACTGA
- the efp gene encoding elongation factor P: MTPASELKRGHRIQVDGEAFAVIDVAQQTATARGGGTLVRLKLRNLRTGQLLDRAFKGTERLPQPDFERRQVQFLYQEGDQVFHFMDTSSYEQFSMERDRIADEVGYLKPEDEVRGNFLDGVCIGFELPTSVELKVVETEPGSQGDTVSKVMKPATLETGIIVPVPLFVNEGDVIVVDTREARYVKRA; this comes from the coding sequence ATGACTCCTGCATCCGAACTGAAGCGTGGCCACCGCATCCAGGTCGACGGCGAGGCCTTCGCCGTCATCGACGTCGCCCAGCAGACCGCGACCGCCCGCGGCGGCGGCACCCTGGTCCGCCTCAAGCTGCGGAACTTGCGGACCGGCCAGCTCCTCGACCGGGCCTTCAAGGGCACCGAGCGCCTGCCCCAGCCCGACTTCGAGCGGCGACAGGTGCAGTTCCTCTACCAGGAGGGGGATCAGGTCTTCCACTTCATGGACACGAGCTCCTACGAGCAGTTCTCCATGGAGCGCGATCGGATCGCCGACGAGGTCGGCTACCTCAAGCCCGAGGACGAGGTGCGCGGCAACTTCCTCGACGGGGTCTGCATCGGCTTCGAGCTGCCCACCTCGGTCGAGCTCAAGGTCGTCGAGACCGAGCCCGGCTCCCAGGGCGACACCGTGAGCAAGGTGATGAAGCCCGCGACCCTCGAGACCGGGATCATCGTGCCGGTGCCCCTCTTCGTGAACGAGGGGGACGTGATCGTCGTCGACACCCGCGAGGCGCGCTACGTCAAGCGAGCCTAG
- a CDS encoding UvrD-helicase domain-containing protein, producing the protein MIDLSHLNPEQRAAVEKTEGPLLVLAGAGSGKTRVVVHRIAHLLDKRVKPEAILAVTFTNKAAGEMRERVADLVGKKKAERLTVSTFHAFGLSLLREHIDALGWPARFSIYDTQDQLALLRRLMSTLRAGQDFDLKRLLSHISLAKNAGVSPELFERVANTEDAYELVLCDLYPRYQRALKAQGAVDFDDLILLPLELLERHPSVREQVHARYQYFMVDEYQDTSHVQVRLLQALAHTGNVCAVGDDDQSIYAWRGAKPENILEFERTFPGAVEVKLTRNYRSTRAILEAANAVIALNTDRRGKELWTETPTTEPIRVVVLDDELEEAEFVAERIDEFVYEQRRSRDDIAVLYRTNGQGSTLEEALRAHKHPYRMVGGTRFFDRKEVRDALAYLRVAARPEDEVSLRRIINTPPRGIGDTTLERLGQESRSSGQPLWSVLKRAASVAGCEKAAPAVAEFVELIELHRKAMRGKGLKGGVHDFFEAAGAYEAAGAGLKSLDARDAKVANVASLVQSIERYCEGSKRPDLMEYLRRVALDGRDEDEAEDGGQGQLTLLTLHAAKGLEFPVVFLVGMEEGLLPHEGMGGLPPNLPEERRLAYVGITRARETLYLCRAKTRARRGRRQERVPSRFLEDLPAGAFEIQDRTEPAEATETEYGEGLAFFAAMQQKLAAGSQDE; encoded by the coding sequence GTGATCGATCTCTCGCACCTCAACCCCGAACAGCGCGCCGCCGTCGAGAAGACGGAGGGGCCGCTGCTCGTGCTCGCCGGCGCGGGCTCCGGCAAGACGCGGGTGGTGGTGCACCGCATCGCGCACCTGCTCGACAAGCGGGTGAAGCCCGAGGCCATCCTGGCGGTGACCTTCACCAACAAGGCGGCCGGCGAGATGCGCGAGCGGGTCGCCGATCTGGTGGGCAAGAAGAAGGCCGAGCGCCTGACGGTCTCGACCTTCCACGCCTTCGGCCTCTCCCTCCTGCGGGAGCACATCGACGCGCTCGGCTGGCCCGCGCGCTTCTCGATCTACGACACCCAGGATCAGCTGGCCCTCCTGCGCCGCCTGATGTCCACCCTGCGGGCGGGGCAGGACTTCGATCTGAAGCGCCTGCTCTCCCACATCTCCCTGGCCAAGAACGCCGGCGTGAGCCCCGAGCTCTTCGAGCGGGTGGCCAACACCGAGGACGCCTACGAGCTGGTCCTCTGCGATCTCTACCCCCGCTACCAGCGGGCCCTGAAGGCGCAGGGGGCCGTCGACTTCGACGATCTGATCCTCTTGCCCCTCGAGCTCCTCGAGCGCCACCCCTCGGTGCGGGAGCAGGTGCACGCCCGCTACCAGTACTTCATGGTCGACGAGTACCAGGACACCAGCCACGTGCAGGTGCGCCTGCTCCAGGCGCTGGCCCACACCGGGAACGTCTGCGCGGTGGGCGACGACGACCAGTCCATCTACGCCTGGCGCGGCGCGAAGCCCGAGAACATCCTGGAGTTCGAGCGCACCTTCCCCGGCGCGGTGGAGGTGAAGCTCACCCGCAACTACCGCTCGACCCGGGCCATCCTCGAGGCCGCGAACGCGGTGATCGCCCTGAACACTGATCGCCGGGGCAAGGAGCTCTGGACCGAGACCCCGACCACCGAGCCGATCCGGGTGGTGGTCCTCGACGACGAGCTCGAGGAGGCCGAGTTCGTCGCCGAGCGCATCGACGAGTTCGTCTACGAGCAGCGCCGTAGCCGGGACGACATCGCCGTGCTCTACCGGACCAACGGGCAGGGCTCGACCCTCGAGGAGGCCCTGCGGGCCCACAAGCACCCTTACCGGATGGTGGGGGGCACCCGCTTCTTCGACCGCAAGGAGGTCCGCGACGCGCTGGCCTACCTGCGGGTGGCCGCGCGGCCCGAGGACGAGGTCAGCCTGCGGCGGATCATCAACACCCCGCCTCGCGGCATCGGCGACACCACCCTCGAGCGCCTCGGGCAGGAGAGCCGGAGCAGCGGGCAGCCCCTCTGGAGTGTGCTGAAGCGGGCGGCCTCGGTGGCGGGCTGCGAGAAGGCCGCGCCCGCGGTGGCCGAGTTCGTCGAGCTGATCGAGCTCCACCGCAAGGCCATGCGGGGCAAGGGCCTGAAGGGTGGGGTCCACGACTTCTTCGAGGCGGCCGGGGCCTACGAGGCCGCCGGCGCGGGCCTCAAGAGCCTGGACGCTCGGGACGCGAAGGTGGCCAACGTCGCCTCCCTGGTGCAGTCCATCGAGCGCTACTGCGAGGGCAGCAAGCGGCCGGACCTGATGGAGTACCTGCGCCGGGTGGCCCTCGACGGGCGCGACGAGGACGAGGCCGAGGACGGCGGCCAGGGTCAGCTCACCCTCCTGACCCTCCACGCCGCCAAGGGGCTGGAGTTCCCGGTGGTCTTCCTGGTGGGGATGGAGGAGGGCCTGCTCCCCCACGAGGGGATGGGCGGGCTGCCTCCGAACCTCCCCGAGGAGCGCCGCCTGGCCTACGTGGGCATCACCCGGGCCCGGGAGACCCTCTACCTGTGCCGGGCCAAGACCCGCGCCCGGCGCGGACGCCGGCAGGAGCGGGTGCCCTCCCGCTTCCTGGAGGATCTGCCCGCGGGGGCCTTCGAGATCCAGGACCGGACCGAACCTGCCGAAGCGACCGAGACGGAATATGGTGAAGGGCTAGCATTTTTTGCCGCGATGCAGCAAAAATTGGCCGCTGGCTCCCAGGATGAATGA
- a CDS encoding FliG C-terminal domain-containing protein, translated as MRKRSTIQILTALLLASGAGGALLGALAASPASAQPGERYAEVFSEKLKIQRDLRERLQETLSPLAEPFHIYVSVSVEAKAEVRKLIDKETTPGMQVDMGSGESFKLPGLPTVQGTKLKGSPKVNITVPSRESISTRETIQAKLHAIKVEVRHQPGITEERLAQMHEVAVGVAGLDLTGGDSIVFVEMARNAAEEVELLFAPDLIPVIIICLTILLSTFMLAMAIGRRKVHTTETAGAGGGAGPNFSDAAEIELEGDPDATGNGAIIGHLGTGYFGFVSELNHDQQVELFATLEPQVAAIVIDCIGVAAGVLREAFEQVEEKQKLALIRAMAEPRKVETARIEAMEAEVQATVDQIKSRIKIGSAASATEILALTSSDDTRAILEAIGAENPALAEQLRSGLVLFEDVPGLPVAQVRTAVAAADPHTVAVALRGADPAIRKAILESVSKRLAAFLESEEQYLGEVSEEQVEEARLQFEAHLRSSGSAKKPASAEASKEAAGAA; from the coding sequence TTGAGAAAACGCTCCACGATCCAGATCCTCACCGCCCTGCTCCTCGCGTCGGGAGCCGGCGGCGCCCTCCTCGGCGCGCTCGCCGCCTCCCCCGCGTCCGCCCAGCCAGGCGAACGCTACGCCGAGGTCTTCTCCGAGAAGCTCAAGATCCAGCGGGATCTGCGGGAGCGCCTCCAGGAGACCCTCTCGCCCCTGGCCGAGCCCTTCCACATCTACGTCTCGGTCTCGGTGGAGGCCAAGGCCGAGGTGCGCAAGCTCATCGACAAGGAGACCACCCCGGGGATGCAGGTGGACATGGGCTCGGGGGAGTCCTTCAAGCTCCCGGGCCTGCCCACCGTGCAGGGGACCAAGCTCAAGGGCTCCCCCAAGGTGAACATCACGGTGCCCAGCCGGGAGAGCATCTCCACCCGGGAGACGATCCAGGCCAAGCTGCACGCGATCAAGGTCGAGGTGCGGCACCAGCCCGGCATCACCGAGGAGCGCCTGGCGCAGATGCACGAGGTGGCCGTGGGGGTCGCTGGCCTCGATCTGACGGGGGGCGACTCGATCGTCTTCGTCGAGATGGCCCGCAACGCCGCCGAGGAGGTCGAGTTGCTCTTCGCCCCCGATCTGATCCCGGTCATCATCATCTGCCTGACCATCCTGCTCTCGACCTTCATGCTGGCGATGGCCATCGGCCGCCGGAAGGTCCACACCACCGAGACCGCCGGAGCGGGCGGCGGGGCCGGCCCGAACTTCAGCGACGCCGCCGAGATCGAGCTCGAGGGTGACCCGGACGCGACCGGCAACGGCGCGATCATCGGGCACCTCGGCACCGGGTACTTCGGCTTCGTCTCGGAGCTGAACCACGACCAGCAGGTCGAGCTCTTCGCCACCCTCGAGCCCCAGGTGGCGGCCATCGTCATCGACTGCATCGGTGTCGCCGCCGGCGTCCTGCGGGAGGCCTTCGAGCAGGTCGAGGAGAAGCAGAAGCTGGCCCTGATCCGCGCCATGGCCGAGCCCCGGAAGGTGGAGACCGCCCGCATCGAGGCCATGGAGGCCGAGGTGCAGGCGACGGTCGACCAGATCAAGAGCCGGATCAAGATCGGCTCGGCGGCCTCGGCCACCGAGATCCTGGCGCTGACCTCCTCGGACGACACCCGGGCGATCCTCGAGGCCATCGGCGCCGAGAACCCCGCGCTGGCCGAGCAGCTGCGCTCGGGCCTCGTCCTCTTCGAGGACGTGCCCGGCCTGCCGGTCGCCCAGGTGCGCACCGCCGTCGCCGCCGCCGACCCGCACACCGTCGCGGTGGCCCTCCGCGGCGCCGATCCCGCCATCCGCAAGGCCATCCTGGAGTCGGTCTCCAAGCGCCTGGCGGCCTTCCTCGAGTCCGAGGAGCAGTACCTCGGCGAGGTCAGCGAGGAGCAGGTCGAGGAGGCCCGGCTGCAGTTCGAGGCCCACCTGCGCAGCTCCGGCAGCGCGAAGAAGCCGGCCTCGGCGGAGGCCTCGAAGGAAGCCGCGGGGGCCGCATGA
- a CDS encoding caib/baif family protein, which yields MADQPLEGEDGLPPLDRNGFLRALEALRKEHAEAAANIACYEVRECKDCASCMFCKGCNACYRCNYCEDCQECTHCNQCVECVRCNACTHCTGCESCVGSAYLELCTRCSDCSYCFGCVGLQKADFHILNVPYDRSTYFATVKKLKRALGIK from the coding sequence ATGGCAGACCAGCCCCTGGAAGGCGAGGACGGGCTCCCTCCTCTCGATCGCAACGGGTTCCTGCGGGCCCTCGAGGCCCTCCGGAAGGAGCACGCCGAGGCCGCGGCGAACATCGCCTGCTACGAGGTCCGGGAGTGCAAGGACTGTGCGTCCTGCATGTTCTGCAAGGGCTGCAACGCCTGCTACCGCTGCAACTACTGCGAGGACTGCCAGGAGTGCACCCACTGTAACCAGTGCGTCGAGTGCGTCCGCTGCAACGCCTGCACCCACTGCACCGGCTGCGAGAGCTGCGTGGGCTCGGCCTACCTCGAGCTCTGCACCCGCTGCTCCGACTGCAGCTACTGCTTCGGCTGCGTCGGCCTGCAGAAGGCCGACTTCCACATCCTGAACGTGCCCTACGACCGGAGCACCTACTTCGCGACGGTGAAGAAGCTGAAGCGGGCGCTGGGGATCAAGTAG
- a CDS encoding thiolase family protein — MNDALICSALRTPIGRIRGGLSDVRPDDLLALAIEKVVEQSGVPPEVIDDVYGGCANQAGEDNRNVTRMALLIAGLPDSVPGVTINRLCASSLEAVNQAARAIKLGEESVCIAGGVESMSRAPWSMPKPAMGYPSGNVTVYDTALGWRYPNPKLEARFPLEGMGETAENLVEKYGIGREEQDEFAFQSHQKALKAQESGAFEAEIIPVSVPQRKKDPIVVDRDEGPRADTTREKLASLKPVFRKGGSVTAGNSSTLNDGSAALLLASPEAAKAHGLKPLARVVASAAAGVDPRHMGIGPAPATRKALKLAGWSLADIELAELNEAFAAQSLAVLRELELDPAIVNVNGGAIALGHPLGQSGARILVTLIHALKARGKRRGLATLCVGVGQGVATLVELID, encoded by the coding sequence ATGAACGACGCTCTCATCTGCTCCGCCCTCCGCACCCCCATCGGCCGCATCCGCGGCGGCCTCTCGGACGTGCGCCCCGACGATCTCCTCGCGCTGGCCATCGAGAAGGTGGTCGAGCAGTCGGGCGTCCCTCCCGAGGTGATCGACGACGTCTACGGCGGCTGCGCGAACCAGGCCGGCGAGGACAACCGCAACGTCACCCGGATGGCGCTGCTCATCGCCGGCCTGCCCGACTCGGTGCCTGGCGTCACGATCAACCGCCTCTGCGCCAGCAGCCTCGAGGCGGTGAACCAGGCCGCCCGGGCGATCAAGCTCGGCGAGGAGTCGGTCTGCATCGCCGGCGGCGTCGAGTCCATGAGCCGGGCGCCCTGGTCCATGCCCAAGCCCGCGATGGGGTACCCCTCGGGGAACGTCACCGTCTACGACACGGCGCTGGGCTGGCGCTACCCGAACCCTAAGCTCGAGGCCCGCTTCCCCCTCGAGGGGATGGGTGAAACCGCCGAGAACCTGGTCGAGAAGTACGGCATCGGCCGGGAGGAGCAGGACGAGTTCGCCTTCCAGTCCCACCAGAAGGCGCTGAAGGCCCAGGAGTCGGGCGCCTTCGAGGCCGAGATCATCCCGGTCTCGGTGCCCCAGCGAAAGAAGGACCCGATCGTCGTCGACCGGGACGAGGGCCCCCGCGCCGACACCACCCGGGAGAAGCTCGCCAGCCTCAAGCCCGTCTTCCGCAAGGGCGGCAGCGTGACCGCCGGCAACTCCTCCACCCTCAACGACGGCTCGGCGGCCCTGCTCCTGGCCTCGCCCGAGGCGGCGAAGGCGCACGGCCTGAAGCCCCTCGCCCGGGTGGTGGCCTCGGCCGCCGCCGGCGTGGATCCGCGGCACATGGGCATCGGCCCGGCGCCGGCCACCCGCAAGGCGTTGAAGCTCGCCGGCTGGTCGCTGGCGGACATCGAGCTGGCCGAGCTGAACGAGGCCTTCGCCGCTCAGTCGCTGGCGGTCCTGCGCGAGCTCGAGCTCGATCCCGCGATCGTGAACGTGAACGGCGGCGCCATCGCCCTGGGGCACCCCCTGGGGCAGTCCGGCGCGCGGATCCTGGTGACCCTGATCCACGCCCTGAAGGCGCGCGGCAAGCGCCGGGGCCTCGCCACCCTCTGCGTCGGAGTCGGTCAGGGCGTCGCGACCCTGGTCGAGCTGATCGACTAG
- a CDS encoding OmpA family protein, translating into MRTNPRFTEEESPSPLQDATWLYSYADMITQLLLFIILTVSVVGLKAMDQVSQEDEQVNEAVEEFEDLIAKQGLDDQLDIDRAAGRLVIRLRSYLLFGEGKADLGPDAAAVLDGVVVLLRHTDRHIRVEGHTDNVPIKSARFPSNWELSTERALSVIEYFEKAGIARDRLSVAGYGEFHPIMPNDTKAHRTLNRRVEIALLEAKQEAGE; encoded by the coding sequence ATGCGCACCAACCCCCGCTTCACCGAGGAGGAGTCCCCCTCCCCGCTGCAGGACGCGACCTGGCTCTACTCCTACGCGGACATGATCACCCAGCTCCTGCTCTTCATCATCCTGACGGTCTCGGTGGTGGGCCTGAAGGCGATGGACCAGGTCAGCCAGGAGGACGAGCAGGTCAACGAGGCGGTGGAGGAGTTCGAGGACCTGATCGCCAAGCAGGGGCTCGACGATCAGCTCGACATCGACCGGGCCGCCGGAAGGCTGGTGATCCGCCTGCGCAGCTACCTGCTCTTCGGTGAGGGCAAGGCCGATCTCGGCCCCGACGCCGCGGCGGTCCTGGACGGCGTGGTGGTGCTCCTGCGGCACACCGACCGCCACATCCGGGTCGAGGGGCACACCGACAACGTGCCCATCAAGAGCGCGCGCTTCCCCTCCAACTGGGAGCTCTCCACCGAGCGGGCCCTCTCGGTGATCGAGTACTTCGAGAAGGCCGGGATCGCCCGGGATCGCCTCTCGGTCGCGGGCTACGGAGAGTTCCACCCGATCATGCCCAACGACACCAAGGCCCACCGGACCCTGAACCGGCGGGTCGAGATCGCCCTCCTCGAGGCCAAGCAGGAGGCCGGGGAGTGA
- a CDS encoding OmpA family protein, with protein MKKKGFQISQSPETEEDLSAFWLITYSDMTTLLLAFFLLIYAFTVMGDQGRESLLDALNLIDKNTPAEELDEPLAALREKADQIAEMMGQEAEEKPWVQATESEVTIGLPAGITFASGSAKLNPAASKHLAHAARVLQGPGQLIRIEGHTDDIPVLGGAYRSNWHLSVARAQTVVQIFVAEGIKPRQIEVAGYADTRPRDTNETPQGRANNRRIEIKLLSSGAAGGEAPAPASAPAPAPGEAG; from the coding sequence GTGAAGAAGAAGGGCTTCCAGATCAGCCAGTCCCCGGAGACCGAGGAGGACCTCTCGGCCTTCTGGCTGATCACCTACTCGGACATGACCACCCTCCTGCTGGCCTTCTTCCTCCTCATCTACGCCTTCACGGTGATGGGGGATCAGGGGCGGGAGTCCCTCCTCGACGCGCTGAACCTCATCGACAAGAACACGCCCGCCGAGGAGCTCGACGAGCCGCTCGCGGCCCTCCGGGAGAAGGCCGATCAGATCGCCGAGATGATGGGCCAGGAGGCCGAGGAGAAGCCCTGGGTGCAGGCCACCGAGTCCGAGGTGACCATCGGCCTGCCCGCCGGCATCACCTTCGCCTCGGGCAGCGCCAAGCTGAACCCGGCCGCCAGCAAGCACCTGGCCCACGCCGCCCGGGTCCTCCAGGGGCCCGGCCAGCTCATCCGGATCGAAGGCCACACCGACGACATCCCGGTCCTGGGGGGGGCCTACCGGAGCAACTGGCACCTCTCGGTGGCCCGGGCCCAGACCGTGGTGCAGATCTTCGTCGCCGAGGGGATCAAGCCCCGGCAGATCGAGGTGGCGGGCTACGCCGACACCCGCCCCCGGGACACCAACGAGACCCCGCAGGGGAGGGCGAACAACCGCCGGATCGAGATCAAGCTCCTCTCCAGCGGCGCGGCCGGGGGGGAGGCTCCTGCCCCCGCCTCGGCCCCCGCGCCGGCCCCCGGGGAGGCCGGCTGA